The Lipingzhangella halophila genome segment GGTCATCGGCTCGCGGTTGTGCCGGTTGTGCGCCTCCAGGGGGTCGCCGTAGGCCAGCACCACCCCGTACACACCATCGGTGTCGTAGCGCAGCCGCAGGCGGCGGCCCTGCCAGGTGTAGAGGTCACGCACCCCGTACGGCCGTTCCTCCTTCTCCTTTCCCTCCAGCGGTGCCGCGCCGGGCGGGTCGAAGCGCCATGCGGGCCGGTCCGCCTCGGCGGCCCGAAGGTGGTCGGTATCGGTGGCGACGAGGTTCAGCAGCAGGGTCTGGCGCAGGTCGTCACCTTCTACGAAGACCCCGCCGAGACCACCAGCCCAGCCCACCCCCTGCGGGTAGCCCTTGCCGTTCTTGACCCGCGGGTCGCCGAGCACACCGGACTTGATGCCCGACGGGTCGTAGGCGTGGGCGTGCACCACCCACCGGGCGGCTTCGGCGAACCCGAGCCGGGCGGTACCGCGTGCCCGCATCGTGAAGAACGGGGTCCCGTTGGGGACGTCCCCGACGATCCGGTCCAGGGAGGAGATCTCGTCCTTGGCCGTTCGCAGGTCAACGACCTGGAAGAACGGGGTTTCGGGGTGCAGCAGGTCAAGCCGGTGGCGGTGCTGCTCCAGGTAGGCGGCGATCTCCTCAGCCGGTATCCCGCCCTCCCACAGTTCCCGCCAGTGCTCGGTGTCCTCCGGGCCGTCGACGGCGTCGTGCACGATCGCCAGCAGCAACCGCAGCAGGGCGAACTCCTGGGTGGGGATGTCACCCACCACGCGACGCAACCGCGGCGCCCACCGGAAGACTTCGGGCAGTGCGAGTTCGGTTTGGCTGCCATCCAGCCACTGGACGGGGATCCACGGCCGTTCGGTGAGGTCGAAGGAAAAGGTGTCGGGGTCATTCGGCATGGTGCACCTCGAGGCCATCGGCTCTGGAGTAGGTGATTTCGTGGCCCGCCAGGCGGGCGCGGCAGTCCGCGTCCAGGACGAGGACCAGCTCCCCGGCCAGCCAGTGGCATTCTTTGGCCTGCCAGGCGGGAAAATGGTTGTCCTCCAGTTCGGTGATGGCCTGATCGAGTACGTCGGGCAGGGTGAACGGGAACGGCAGCCGGACGGCGCAGGTGGCGACCGCACGCGCCAGCCACGGTTCGGGTGCCGCGTCGGTGGGAAGTTCCCGTCCCCCATACCTCTCGGACAGCCAGGGGACAGTGGAGATGGCACCGTCGGCGCGCTGTTGCACGACCAGCACTTCGAGACTCTCCTCGCTGTCGCGCACCTGGGCCCGCCCGCTCGGGGTGTCGTCGGCGTCGCCCACTCCGGCATCGACCCAGCCCAGCAGGCTTCGTCCGGCCCGTCCGGGGGCGGCGACCCGGAAGGCGTCCGCTTTCTCGGCCTGTTTGGCCTGGTGGGCGTCGTGCCTGGCGCGCGCCTCGTCCAGTGCGTCGTGCCACTCAGGCGGGCCGACTGGCTCACCGCCGTAGGCGCTCTGAACGAGCGGGCTGATGTCGTCGGGAAGGCGCACGGTGCGGCCCGCCTCGCTGTCCGCGGCGAGGTGGGGTTCCAGCACCGCCGCCGCGCGCAGCAGCGGGTGGAGGCGGTATACCGCCTGTGAACCGCGGACCGGCTCCGGCGGGCTCGCGGCCCAGTCGGCCCCGGTGATCAGGCAGCGGGCGATACTCAACCGTTCCGGGCGCTGGCTCTGCCCCTCCCCTCGGAGGTGGCGGTGCAACCGCCCCATCCGTTGCAGCAGCAGGTCGACGGGGGCGAGGTCGGTGACCATCAGGTCGAAGTCGATGTCCAGGGACTGCTCGACCACCTGGCTGGCGACCACGACATGGCCTTCCGTGGGCCGATGCCCGCCAAGCTCGGCGACCTTGTCCGGCGGGCCGAACCTCGCCAGGAGGTCGGTGTCGTTCTCGACACGGTCTGCGTCGAGGAAGCGGGCGTGCGCGACGGTGACCCCGATGCCGTCGCCCGCCTCGTCGAAGTGCCGGCGCAGGTGGCTGGCGGTCTCGTGCACTCGTCGCACGGTGTTGCGCACCACCACGGCACAGCCGCCGTCACGCAGCTCATCGCTCAGCCGCTCGGCGAGGGCCGCCGGATCGTCATTCATCCGTTCCACGCGCACGTCCGTGCGGCGCCCCGACGCGGCGGGGGCGGCCAGCACCGGCTCCTGCCCCCGACCGGCCGCGGTGAGCAGGGGGTAGCCGTCCGCTTCCGCCACACGTGCGAGCTCTCCGCCGCGTCTTCCCGTGTACGCCTCGGCGAGTTCACGGCGCCGCTGGGCGGGCAGGGTCGCCGAAAGCACCACCACCGGCACCCCGTAGGCGCCAAGCCAGGCCAGCACCCGGTCCAGGTAGGTGCCCATGTAGACGTCGTAGGCGTGGACCTCGTCGATGACCACGACCTTGCCGGCGACAGCGAGGTGACGCAGCACCAGGTGGCGGCTTTTCAGCCCGGCGAACAGGAGCTGGTCGACGGTGCCGGCCGCGAACGAGGACAGCATGCCCCGCTTACGGCCACGCAACCAGTGGTGAGCGACCAGCCCGGAGGGTGCAGCGCGTTCGCGGGCGCGAGGGTTCCGGTTGTTGTCGGCGCCGTCCCGGTCGATGTCGGCGGCCGCCCTCCGGCCGGTACGGGGGAGCCTCGCGTAGTCGGCGTTGAGCGCGGACTTGGAATGCGCCAGGTACACCGACTCCGGGTCGTCTCGATGGGCCGGTAGGCGGCGCAGCCACGCCATCAGGCGGGAGAACATGGCGTTGCTCGTCGCCATGGTGGGCAGCGCGACGAAGCAACCACCCGCGCCGGACCGGGCGGCCAGAATCTCGGTGGCGGCGAGCGCGGCCTCGGTTTTGCCCTCCCCCATCGGCGCCTCGACGATCAGCATCCCTGCGGTCGCCATCTCGTGCGCCATCTCGACGGTGGCCTTCTGCACCGGCCGGATCGCGGCCCCCGCGGGCAGGGAGAAGCGGGAGGCGAACAACCCCGCTAGCTCCGGATCCGGGTCCTCCGCGTCCCACGGCGTGGGCAAACTCAGCGCCGCCCACGCGTCGCCGGCCCGGGCCGGATCGGTGAGTGACGCATCGGGGGCGTGGGGGAAGAAGTCGCGGTTGGAGGCGACCCAGTCGGCCATGATCACCAGCGCGGACAGCAGCACCTGGACCGGTTGCGGCAGTTTCACCGCGCTCCAGGCACCGAGACGAGCGGCGGCGCCGGTGGTGGCCGCGGCGGCGTCCAGTAGCTCCCGCTGCACCGCATGCCATTCCTCTTCACTGCCGCGGGAACGCAGCAGGCCGGGGTGGTCGGTCAGGGCCTTGATGTCGGTGTGCGTGGGCAGGACTCCGTGATGGCCGCCGATGATCGTGGTGAGCTGCAGCGTGTCCGGTTTGGCCCACCCATAGCGTTCCCGGAGCCAGTCGCGCAGGAGCAACTGCCCGGCCAGACCGTGCGGGGCGAGCTTTCGGTCGGGCATCTGCTTCTGCAGCCGCATCTCCAAGCCGGCCCTGCGCATGGACTCGGCGAGCTTTTCCACCTGGCAGGCGAAGGCCGGAGTGGCCTTG includes the following:
- the casA gene encoding type I-E CRISPR-associated protein Cse1/CasA; this encodes MPNDPDTFSFDLTERPWIPVQWLDGSQTELALPEVFRWAPRLRRVVGDIPTQEFALLRLLLAIVHDAVDGPEDTEHWRELWEGGIPAEEIAAYLEQHRHRLDLLHPETPFFQVVDLRTAKDEISSLDRIVGDVPNGTPFFTMRARGTARLGFAEAARWVVHAHAYDPSGIKSGVLGDPRVKNGKGYPQGVGWAGGLGGVFVEGDDLRQTLLLNLVATDTDHLRAAEADRPAWRFDPPGAAPLEGKEKEERPYGVRDLYTWQGRRLRLRYDTDGVYGVVLAYGDPLEAHNRHNREPMTGWRRSPAQEKKRGEPQVYLPREHEPARSAWRGLASLLADQAPGSGQRQDAAEGLRPRILEWVARLTVEGYLDENHLVRARLVGAVYGTQQSVIDEVVDDRVVMAVALLHEDNPELARTAIDAVSDAEAAVTALGNLAADLAQAVGADPGGPRAATRDRGFGELDGPFRDWLATLGRSSDSEERRATWQRTARRAVARIAAELVENAGETAWSGRLVSTGNGDLWLNSAHAERRFHRELSRKLPMSTREQTAEVPA
- the cas3 gene encoding CRISPR-associated helicase Cas3': MLPSGSPARLRPDALSASACSVWAKHDHNDDAWLPLWRHMADSAAVAGRLWDEWVPGQVRRMVLAALPGGAEDARLLVVWLAAVHDIGKATPAFACQVEKLAESMRRAGLEMRLQKQMPDRKLAPHGLAGQLLLRDWLRERYGWAKPDTLQLTTIIGGHHGVLPTHTDIKALTDHPGLLRSRGSEEEWHAVQRELLDAAAATTGAAARLGAWSAVKLPQPVQVLLSALVIMADWVASNRDFFPHAPDASLTDPARAGDAWAALSLPTPWDAEDPDPELAGLFASRFSLPAGAAIRPVQKATVEMAHEMATAGMLIVEAPMGEGKTEAALAATEILAARSGAGGCFVALPTMATSNAMFSRLMAWLRRLPAHRDDPESVYLAHSKSALNADYARLPRTGRRAAADIDRDGADNNRNPRARERAAPSGLVAHHWLRGRKRGMLSSFAAGTVDQLLFAGLKSRHLVLRHLAVAGKVVVIDEVHAYDVYMGTYLDRVLAWLGAYGVPVVVLSATLPAQRRRELAEAYTGRRGGELARVAEADGYPLLTAAGRGQEPVLAAPAASGRRTDVRVERMNDDPAALAERLSDELRDGGCAVVVRNTVRRVHETASHLRRHFDEAGDGIGVTVAHARFLDADRVENDTDLLARFGPPDKVAELGGHRPTEGHVVVASQVVEQSLDIDFDLMVTDLAPVDLLLQRMGRLHRHLRGEGQSQRPERLSIARCLITGADWAASPPEPVRGSQAVYRLHPLLRAAAVLEPHLAADSEAGRTVRLPDDISPLVQSAYGGEPVGPPEWHDALDEARARHDAHQAKQAEKADAFRVAAPGRAGRSLLGWVDAGVGDADDTPSGRAQVRDSEESLEVLVVQQRADGAISTVPWLSERYGGRELPTDAAPEPWLARAVATCAVRLPFPFTLPDVLDQAITELEDNHFPAWQAKECHWLAGELVLVLDADCRARLAGHEITYSRADGLEVHHAE